From Heteronotia binoei isolate CCM8104 ecotype False Entrance Well chromosome 12, APGP_CSIRO_Hbin_v1, whole genome shotgun sequence, the proteins below share one genomic window:
- the LOC132579997 gene encoding uncharacterized protein LOC132579997 has translation MLQDAAEALEAVWGPQVRGPHPEVGGAVSPQAPSQLQAWSPVQSWLMFLFFSEGSLLKKDKKEKKDRKDSLPPTRALPPIPRRPEPVYLAPRSSKYKSMKEAAESSYVDPKDLHPGPRRRSETKYPSSDGAGEAAKSSAEKSYISVLPSSPFSTSSPPKPYVSMQPAPPFSTSTPEKSYVSMQGAPAFSTSTPEKAYADVQRSPRFSM, from the exons ATGCTCCAGGATGCAGCAGAGGCCCTGGAGGCTGTttgggggccccaagtcagggggcctcacccagaagttggGGGGGCTGTGTCCCCACAGGCGCCCTCGCAGCTACAGGCCTGGTCCCCAGTGCAGTCATGGCTCATGTTCCTGTTCTTCAGCGAGGGAAGCCTGTT GAAAAAAgacaaaaaggagaaaaaagatagaaaagACTCACTTCCTCCAACAAGGGCCCTCCCGCCGATCCC ACGCCGTCCAGAGCCTGTGTATTTGGCCCCAAGATCATCTAAATACAAATCAATGAAGGA GGCTGCAGAGAGTTCATACGTGGATCCTAAAGACCTGCACCCTGGTCCTAG ACGCCGCTCAGAGACCAAATATCCAAGTTCTGATGGAGCAGGGGAAGCAGCCAA ATCCTCTGCTGAGAAGTCCTACATCAGTGTGCTTCCATCATCACCTTTTTCTAC ATCCTCTCCTCCAAAGCCCTACGTCAGTATGCAGCCAGCACCACCTTTTTCTAC ATCCACTCCTGAGAAGTCCTATGTCAGTATGCAAGGAGCACCAGCTTTTTCTAC ATCCACTCCTGAGAAGGCCTACGCTGATGTGCAACGGTCACCACGTTTTTCTATGTGA